From the genome of Candidatus Polarisedimenticolaceae bacterium, one region includes:
- a CDS encoding TetR/AcrR family transcriptional regulator produces the protein MNKKVVLVREAEDRRVLRTRSALTVALVDLVMRKRYGRITIQDLLDRSGVGRATFYKHYRGKDDLLLRSFQRMLGSLDAAIDADPKGARRIAPVRELFHHIRHAWEFHRRLSHAPVIDHLYRAGVDVMAATIERRLASRGASGKSVPHQIAARAHAGALFALLRWWIDAGAPHTPEEMDAMFHAQIGT, from the coding sequence ATGAACAAGAAAGTGGTTCTTGTTCGGGAAGCGGAGGACCGGCGGGTCCTCCGGACGCGCAGCGCGCTGACCGTCGCCCTCGTCGATCTCGTGATGCGCAAGCGCTACGGGCGGATCACGATCCAGGATCTGCTCGACCGATCGGGGGTCGGACGCGCGACGTTCTACAAGCACTACCGCGGGAAGGACGACCTGCTGCTGCGCAGCTTCCAGCGGATGCTCGGCTCGCTCGACGCGGCGATCGACGCCGACCCGAAGGGGGCGCGGCGGATCGCGCCGGTGCGCGAGTTGTTCCACCACATCCGGCATGCGTGGGAGTTCCATCGCAGGTTGTCGCACGCGCCCGTGATCGACCACCTCTACCGCGCGGGTGTGGACGTGATGGCGGCGACGATCGAGCGACGGCTTGCGTCGCGCGGGGCCTCCGGGAAATCGGTACCCCACCAGATCGCGGCGCGGGCGCACGCCGGGGCGCTGTTCGCGCTGCTGCGGTGGTGGATCGACGCCGGGGCGCCGCACACCCCCGAGGAGATGGACGCGA
- a CDS encoding NAD(P)-dependent alcohol dehydrogenase has protein sequence AASIHPDVWHVVAGRPYILRLMGAGISRPKVQIPGTDMAGVVESVGARATRFRPGDAVFGDTTATHPWTNGGAFAEYVCVREDLLALKPEHVTFEQAASVPTSGLITLQNLRDLDRWPPGRRVLINGAGGGVGSLALQMMKAHGAHVTAVDSTAKLAMLRSFGADEVVDYTREDFTRRGVRYDLVFDVPGTRPFSEMKRALEPDGRYLPIGHEGFGAAGRRVFGLVPKFLTLMALSRFVPQLRGPGLPMPSKQEAIAALRDYLDRRKVTPVIDSRYPLAEVREAFRHFMRDETLGKVILVP, from the coding sequence GCGGCGTCGATCCACCCCGACGTGTGGCACGTCGTCGCGGGGCGACCGTACATCCTGCGCCTGATGGGGGCGGGGATCTCCAGGCCGAAGGTGCAGATCCCCGGAACCGACATGGCGGGGGTCGTCGAGTCCGTCGGCGCCAGGGCGACGCGATTCCGACCCGGCGACGCGGTGTTCGGCGACACCACGGCCACCCACCCCTGGACGAACGGCGGGGCGTTCGCCGAGTACGTCTGCGTGCGTGAGGACCTCCTGGCCTTGAAGCCGGAGCACGTGACGTTCGAGCAGGCGGCCTCCGTTCCCACCTCGGGGCTGATCACCCTGCAGAACCTCCGGGATCTCGATCGCTGGCCGCCGGGGCGGAGAGTGCTGATCAACGGAGCCGGCGGCGGGGTGGGATCGCTCGCCCTGCAGATGATGAAAGCCCACGGCGCGCACGTGACCGCCGTCGATTCCACGGCGAAGCTCGCGATGCTGCGCTCCTTCGGAGCGGATGAGGTCGTGGACTACACCCGCGAGGACTTCACGCGACGCGGTGTTCGCTACGACCTCGTCTTCGACGTTCCCGGGACGCGCCCGTTCTCGGAGATGAAGCGCGCGCTCGAGCCGGACGGGCGGTACCTGCCGATCGGGCACGAGGGGTTCGGGGCGGCGGGGCGACGCGTGTTCGGGCTCGTGCCCAAGTTCCTGACGCTCATGGCGCTGTCGCGCTTCGTGCCGCAGCTGCGCGGGCCCGGACTGCCGATGCCGAGCAAGCAGGAGGCGATCGCCGCCCTCCGCGATTACCTCGACAGGCGGAAGGTCACGCCGGTGATCGACAGCCGGTATCCGCTCGCGGAGGTCCGCGAGGCGTTCCGGCACTTCATGCGCGACGAGACGCTGGGGAAGGTGATCCTCGTTCCGTAA